Proteins co-encoded in one Cupriavidus nantongensis genomic window:
- a CDS encoding LysR family transcriptional regulator produces the protein MHIRWLEDFVCLAQAGSLARAAELRNVTPPAFGRRMQALEVWAGAPLIDRSAFPVRLTAEGRQFLEAAQSALRTLDDTRLALRAAHRADASTVTIATGKTLARSMVPAWLAGLREALRHDPAAAGFRTRLSTFPMHDALAMFAEGDADFLLCYSPPDLPVMLDDARYQFHLAGVERLVCVSAADARGAPLHRLGTGKTAGKTAGKTAARPVPMIAYAETLTLGRMVNQEIARRKLAPRLDVIAVSDFAESVHEMVRQRMGLAWLPARLIADDLRDGRLVRAIAAPREDEGGDGGDLALDIRLYRPRAPMRPLAEAFWQAAVQAPR, from the coding sequence ATGCATATCCGCTGGCTCGAAGACTTCGTCTGCCTGGCCCAGGCCGGCAGCCTCGCGCGCGCCGCCGAGCTGCGCAACGTGACCCCGCCCGCCTTCGGCCGGCGCATGCAGGCGCTGGAGGTCTGGGCCGGCGCGCCGCTGATCGACCGCAGCGCCTTCCCGGTGCGGCTGACCGCCGAGGGGCGCCAGTTCCTGGAAGCCGCGCAGAGCGCGCTGCGCACGCTTGACGACACCCGCCTGGCGCTGCGCGCCGCGCATCGCGCCGACGCCAGCACCGTGACCATCGCCACCGGCAAGACGCTGGCGCGCTCGATGGTGCCGGCGTGGCTGGCGGGCCTGCGCGAGGCGCTGCGCCATGACCCCGCGGCGGCCGGCTTCCGCACCCGCCTGTCGACCTTCCCGATGCACGACGCGCTGGCGATGTTCGCCGAGGGCGATGCCGACTTCCTGCTGTGCTACAGCCCGCCCGACCTGCCGGTGATGCTAGACGACGCGCGCTACCAGTTCCACCTGGCCGGCGTGGAGCGGCTGGTGTGCGTCAGCGCCGCCGACGCGCGCGGCGCGCCGCTGCACCGGCTCGGGACGGGCAAAACCGCGGGCAAGACCGCCGGCAAGACCGCGGCCAGGCCGGTGCCGATGATCGCCTACGCCGAGACCCTGACGCTGGGCCGCATGGTCAACCAGGAGATCGCGCGCCGCAAGCTGGCGCCGCGCCTGGACGTGATCGCGGTCAGCGACTTTGCCGAGTCGGTGCACGAGATGGTGCGCCAGCGCATGGGCCTGGCCTGGCTGCCGGCGCGTCTGATTGCCGACGACCTGCGCGACGGCCGGCTGGTGCGTGCCATCGCCGCCCCGCGCGAGGACGAAGGTGGCGACGGCGGCGACCTCGCGCTCGACATCCGCCTGTACCGCCCGCGCGCGCCGATGCGGCCGCTGGCCGAGGCGTTCTGGCAGGCGGCGGTGCAGGCGCCGCGCTGA
- a CDS encoding Bug family tripartite tricarboxylate transporter substrate binding protein, with protein MKTTLRAAAAALCLAASAGAVSSAAAATAAWPTKPITLVVGYTAGGSVDLVARTIAPELGKRLGQSVVIENLGGAGGTIGAAKVVKAEADGYTLLMGSGSEVSIARLTNPAVRYDGEKDLAPVTFVGTQPMVLVGKPGLPAKNAAELITLAKAQPGQLSYASSGVGTPLNLAGELIKQQGKVEITHVPYKGASAMATDLLGGQIDLAVMVLSSALPHIQANRVQAYGVTGAKRSPVAPNVPALAETPALKGVDMGVWFGLMGPARLPQPVVARLNTEMQAVLAMPDVKKKLAEAGVDVAPANPAQFGSFIKRETGRYRTIVQTAGIQQ; from the coding sequence ATGAAGACCACCCTGCGCGCGGCCGCTGCCGCACTCTGCCTTGCCGCCTCTGCCGGTGCCGTTTCCAGCGCCGCCGCCGCCACCGCCGCCTGGCCCACCAAGCCGATCACGCTGGTGGTCGGCTACACCGCCGGCGGCAGCGTCGACCTGGTGGCCCGCACTATCGCCCCGGAGCTGGGCAAGCGCCTGGGCCAGAGCGTGGTGATCGAAAACCTGGGTGGCGCCGGCGGCACCATCGGCGCGGCCAAGGTGGTCAAGGCCGAAGCCGATGGCTACACGCTGCTGATGGGCTCGGGCAGTGAAGTCTCGATCGCGCGCCTGACCAACCCGGCGGTGCGCTACGACGGCGAGAAGGACCTGGCGCCGGTGACCTTTGTCGGCACCCAGCCGATGGTGCTGGTCGGCAAGCCCGGCCTGCCGGCCAAGAACGCGGCCGAGCTGATCACGCTGGCCAAGGCCCAGCCGGGCCAGCTGTCGTATGCCTCGTCCGGTGTCGGCACGCCGCTGAACCTGGCGGGCGAGCTGATCAAGCAGCAGGGGAAGGTCGAGATCACGCACGTGCCGTACAAGGGCGCTTCCGCCATGGCGACCGACCTGCTCGGCGGACAGATCGACCTGGCGGTGATGGTGCTGTCGTCGGCGCTGCCGCATATCCAGGCCAACCGCGTGCAGGCCTACGGCGTAACCGGCGCGAAGCGCTCGCCGGTGGCGCCGAACGTGCCCGCGCTGGCCGAGACGCCGGCGCTCAAGGGCGTGGACATGGGCGTGTGGTTCGGCCTGATGGGCCCGGCCAGGCTGCCGCAGCCGGTGGTGGCGCGCCTGAACACCGAGATGCAGGCCGTGCTGGCGATGCCGGACGTGAAGAAGAAGCTGGCCGAGGCCGGCGTGGACGTGGCGCCCGCCAATCCGGCGCAGTTCGGCAGCTTTATCAAGCGCGAGACCGGGCGCTATCGCACCATCGTGCAGACGGCGGGGATTCAGCAGTAA
- a CDS encoding M14 family metallopeptidase gives MTHQPTAPLEAYPVDVAFPDIRPYAAGNTGIPYLYTFDSGQPGPHVMVNALTHGNEVCGAIAVKALLDHGLRPRRGRLTLAFANVDAYHRFDPASPDASRFVDQDFNRVWTAKVLDDASLDSSELRRARAMRPVIDTVDLLLDLHSMHEKSRPLIVSGPLDKGIALSRALGAPADVIVDEGHPEGRRMRDYDGFGDAASPRNALLIECGQHWEPAAVTVAQDSTARFLLHAGIVEPSDLPTGWLQPLPAAQRVVRVTEPVVATSMDFRFAGPYTGLETFTEAGTVIGWRDGEPVVTPYPDCVLVMPSLRQLRPGVTVVRLGRLER, from the coding sequence ATGACTCACCAGCCCACCGCACCCCTCGAAGCCTACCCCGTCGACGTCGCCTTCCCCGACATCCGCCCCTACGCCGCCGGCAACACCGGCATCCCCTACCTCTACACCTTCGACAGCGGCCAGCCCGGTCCGCACGTGATGGTCAACGCGCTGACCCATGGCAACGAAGTCTGCGGCGCGATCGCGGTCAAGGCGCTGCTGGACCACGGCCTGCGCCCGCGCCGCGGCCGGCTGACGCTGGCCTTTGCCAACGTCGACGCGTACCACCGCTTCGATCCCGCCAGCCCGGATGCCTCGCGCTTCGTCGACCAGGACTTCAACCGCGTGTGGACCGCGAAGGTGCTCGATGACGCCAGCCTCGATTCCTCGGAACTGCGCCGCGCACGCGCCATGCGCCCGGTAATCGATACCGTCGACCTGCTGCTGGACCTGCATTCGATGCACGAGAAAAGCCGGCCGCTGATCGTCTCCGGTCCGCTGGACAAGGGCATCGCCCTGTCGCGCGCGCTTGGTGCGCCGGCCGATGTGATCGTCGACGAAGGCCATCCCGAAGGCCGCCGCATGCGCGACTACGATGGCTTCGGCGACGCCGCCAGCCCGCGTAACGCGCTGCTGATCGAATGCGGCCAGCACTGGGAGCCCGCCGCCGTGACGGTGGCGCAGGACAGCACCGCGCGCTTCCTGCTGCATGCCGGCATCGTCGAGCCCAGCGACCTGCCCACCGGCTGGCTGCAGCCGCTGCCCGCCGCGCAGCGCGTGGTGCGCGTGACCGAGCCGGTGGTGGCCACCAGCATGGACTTCCGCTTTGCCGGCCCCTACACCGGGCTCGAGACCTTTACCGAGGCCGGGACCGTAATCGGCTGGCGCGACGGCGAGCCGGTGGTGACGCCGTATCCGGATTGCGTGCTGGTGATGCCGTCGCTGCGCCAGTTGCGCCCGGGCGTGACCGTGGTGCGCCTGGGACGGCTGGAGCGCTGA
- a CDS encoding Sbal_3080 family lipoprotein has product MNHALLAACAGLLLTACSTYQAVTPVDRLDPNDPVVAFQLPAGGGPLGNYGAHGTLLCVVVNPVSGNDFVEDFLSSLRRRNFEVKVLQAQTSIAACPMVALYTARSAWYWNTYLNNADITVFLNGDRVGKAIYNANRSAGGLNLSNFVQPSSKLDELVEQLFPGMLPPPPPAGTAPAPAA; this is encoded by the coding sequence ATGAACCATGCACTGCTGGCGGCCTGCGCGGGCCTGCTGCTGACCGCCTGCTCGACCTACCAGGCCGTGACGCCGGTCGACCGCCTTGATCCCAACGATCCCGTGGTCGCGTTCCAGCTGCCAGCCGGCGGCGGCCCGCTGGGCAACTACGGCGCCCACGGCACGCTGCTGTGCGTGGTGGTGAACCCGGTCAGCGGCAATGACTTTGTCGAGGACTTCCTGTCGTCGCTGCGGCGGCGCAATTTCGAGGTGAAGGTGCTGCAGGCGCAGACCTCGATCGCGGCATGCCCGATGGTGGCGCTGTACACCGCGCGCAGCGCCTGGTACTGGAACACCTACCTGAACAACGCCGACATCACCGTGTTTCTCAATGGCGACCGGGTCGGCAAGGCGATCTACAACGCCAACCGCAGCGCGGGCGGGCTGAACCTGAGCAACTTCGTGCAGCCGTCGTCCAAGCTCGATGAGCTGGTCGAGCAGCTGTTCCCCGGCATGCTGCCGCCTCCGCCGCCGGCGGGCACGGCGCCCGCGCCGGCAGCCTAG
- a CDS encoding OB-fold putative lipoprotein — protein MLNRTQQILIAIVAVAVLGMLWFAGNDRRDDVGGAVPDVPADALAAASAGPASEVRGVPRNGTLDPVSIDPQRPADRLPQLQADALLAAYRDNPGKADRDYLNQYLIVEGVASGIRRDGEQVFVDIRTNDPGANVRALLLPRQICGPAGRECEVEARATMVRRGQKVAVECNGAGLADGMPLLRDCLLRGGAN, from the coding sequence ATGTTGAACCGCACCCAGCAGATCCTCATTGCCATCGTCGCCGTGGCCGTCCTTGGCATGTTGTGGTTTGCCGGCAATGACCGCCGCGACGATGTTGGCGGCGCCGTGCCCGACGTGCCGGCCGATGCGCTGGCCGCGGCCAGCGCGGGGCCGGCGAGCGAGGTTCGTGGCGTGCCGCGCAACGGCACGCTGGACCCGGTCAGCATCGACCCGCAACGCCCCGCCGACCGGCTGCCGCAGCTGCAGGCCGATGCGCTGCTGGCTGCCTATCGCGACAATCCCGGCAAGGCGGATCGCGACTACCTTAACCAGTACCTGATCGTCGAAGGCGTGGCCAGCGGCATCCGCCGCGACGGCGAGCAGGTCTTTGTCGATATCCGCACCAACGACCCGGGCGCCAATGTGCGTGCGCTGCTGCTGCCGCGCCAGATCTGCGGCCCGGCCGGGCGCGAGTGCGAAGTGGAAGCCCGCGCCACCATGGTGCGGCGCGGCCAGAAGGTGGCGGTGGAGTGCAACGGCGCGGGCCTGGCTGACGGCATGCCGCTGCTGCGCGACTGCCTGCTGCGCGGCGGCGCCAACTGA
- the mnmE gene encoding tRNA uridine-5-carboxymethylaminomethyl(34) synthesis GTPase MnmE — translation MTAPQLPIAAIATAPGRGGIGVVRVSGPDVGPVMRAVCGQALKPRHATYLPFLDGNGKVIDHGLALYFPAPNSYTGEEVLELQGHGGPVVMQMLLTRCLQAGDGIGLRLAEPGEFTRRAFLNDKLDLAQAEAVADLIEASTEAAARSAARSMEGEFSNAIRQLVDKVIHLRMLVEATLDFPEEEIDFLEQSDARGQLATIRDELGAVLAQARQGALLREGLSVVLAGQPNVGKSSLLNALAGAELAIVTPIAGTTRDRVRETIQIDGIPLHIIDTAGLREEAADEVERIGIERTWDAIRRADIVLHLVDATDYLRHGLSEIDDAIDDKLSGQLPPGAPIVRIVNKIDKAPAVGEMMFGGNRPHVVAANGPNPTEIWISARTGAGIELLRRELLRLVGWQSGNEGTFLARERHLTALRQAQSHLDVAAEQSQRQAQALDLFAEELRLAQEHLNSITGEFTSDDLLGTIFTRFCIGK, via the coding sequence ATGACTGCTCCCCAGCTTCCCATTGCCGCCATCGCCACCGCGCCCGGCCGCGGCGGCATCGGCGTGGTGCGCGTGTCCGGCCCCGATGTCGGCCCCGTGATGCGCGCCGTCTGCGGCCAGGCACTGAAGCCGCGCCACGCCACCTACCTGCCGTTTCTCGACGGCAACGGCAAGGTCATCGACCACGGCCTGGCGCTGTATTTCCCGGCGCCCAATTCCTATACCGGCGAGGAAGTGCTGGAGCTGCAGGGCCACGGCGGCCCGGTGGTGATGCAGATGCTGCTGACGCGCTGCCTGCAGGCTGGCGACGGCATCGGCCTGCGCCTGGCCGAGCCCGGCGAGTTCACGCGCCGCGCCTTCCTCAACGACAAGCTCGACCTGGCCCAGGCCGAGGCCGTGGCCGACCTGATCGAAGCCAGCACCGAGGCCGCGGCGCGCTCGGCCGCGCGCTCGATGGAGGGCGAGTTCTCCAACGCGATCCGCCAGCTGGTGGACAAGGTCATCCACCTGCGCATGCTGGTCGAGGCCACGCTGGACTTCCCCGAGGAAGAGATCGATTTCCTGGAACAGTCCGACGCGCGCGGCCAGCTTGCCACCATCCGCGATGAACTGGGGGCGGTGCTGGCGCAGGCGCGCCAGGGCGCGCTGCTGCGCGAAGGCCTGTCGGTGGTGCTGGCGGGCCAGCCCAATGTGGGCAAGTCGTCGCTGCTGAACGCGCTGGCCGGCGCGGAACTGGCCATCGTCACGCCGATTGCCGGCACCACGCGCGACCGCGTGCGCGAGACCATCCAGATCGACGGCATCCCGCTGCATATCATCGACACCGCCGGCCTGCGCGAGGAAGCCGCCGACGAAGTCGAGCGCATCGGCATCGAACGCACCTGGGACGCCATCCGCCGCGCCGACATCGTGCTGCACCTGGTCGACGCCACCGACTACCTGCGCCACGGGCTGTCCGAGATCGACGACGCCATCGACGACAAGCTCAGCGGCCAGCTGCCGCCCGGCGCGCCGATCGTGCGCATCGTCAACAAGATCGACAAGGCCCCCGCGGTGGGCGAGATGATGTTCGGCGGCAACCGCCCGCACGTAGTCGCCGCCAACGGCCCCAACCCGACCGAGATCTGGATCTCGGCCCGCACCGGCGCCGGCATTGAGCTGCTGCGCCGCGAGCTGCTGCGGCTGGTGGGCTGGCAATCCGGCAACGAAGGCACCTTCCTCGCGCGCGAACGGCACCTGACCGCGCTGCGGCAGGCGCAATCGCACCTGGACGTCGCCGCCGAACAAAGCCAGCGCCAGGCCCAGGCGCTGGACCTGTTCGCGGAAGAACTGCGGCTGGCGCAGGAACACCTGAACAGCATTACCGGCGAGTTCACCAGCGATGACCTGCTGGGGACGATTTTTACGCGGTTTTGTATTGGGAAGTAG
- a CDS encoding CHAD domain-containing protein, with protein sequence MNADAKSPRLRRKTRPAAAFAALAQASLARIDALLDQLQRRDDPEDLHQLRIALRHARAVVWAMGPALPRQERDRWKRDLRTLARATSAARDWDVFLAETIGPAREQEPDDTVLAAIADTARQRRNAAREAMLAALATYRDWPLPALHRDLAHLAHLAGRARNDRTRLASFARQRVRRGRKQLRALARSARDGDPVAVHAQRIAGKRLRYVIEALAPVLPARYTRRLHRKLVKRQARLGRQVDGIVARRLLAECLELQAMPDHAAPPLPGAS encoded by the coding sequence ATGAACGCCGACGCCAAATCTCCCAGGCTGCGCCGCAAGACGCGGCCCGCCGCTGCCTTTGCCGCGCTGGCGCAAGCCAGCCTGGCGCGCATCGACGCGCTCCTGGACCAGCTGCAGCGCCGCGACGACCCGGAAGACCTGCACCAGCTGCGCATTGCGCTGCGCCATGCGCGCGCGGTGGTCTGGGCCATGGGCCCGGCCCTGCCGCGGCAGGAGCGGGACCGCTGGAAGCGCGACCTGCGCACACTCGCGCGCGCCACCAGCGCGGCGCGCGACTGGGACGTGTTCCTGGCCGAGACCATCGGCCCGGCCCGCGAACAGGAGCCTGACGACACCGTACTGGCCGCCATTGCCGACACCGCCCGGCAGCGCCGCAACGCCGCGCGCGAGGCGATGCTGGCGGCGCTGGCTACCTACCGCGACTGGCCGCTGCCGGCGCTGCATCGCGACCTGGCGCACCTGGCGCATCTTGCCGGCCGCGCCCGCAACGACCGCACCCGCCTCGCGTCGTTTGCACGCCAGCGTGTGCGCCGTGGCCGCAAGCAGCTGCGGGCGCTGGCGAGAAGCGCCCGCGATGGCGATCCCGTCGCCGTGCACGCGCAGCGCATCGCCGGCAAGCGGCTGCGCTACGTGATCGAGGCGCTGGCGCCGGTGCTGCCGGCGCGCTATACCAGGCGCCTGCACCGCAAGCTGGTCAAGCGGCAGGCCCGGCTGGGCCGGCAGGTCGACGGCATCGTCGCGCGCCGCCTGCTGGCCGAGTGCCTGGAGCTGCAGGCGATGCCGGACCATGCGGCGCCGCCGCTGCCCGGCGCCAGTTGA
- a CDS encoding PaaI family thioesterase — protein MTTEQERLLLRDTIEAGFRQAAFVNDVGIALADCGPGWCESTLAITARHLQHGGIVHAGVQATMADHTAGAAASTILEAGQHVVTAEFKINLLRAVRSERLRCRADVLKSGRSIIVVEADVFADVHGESVLVSRLNATMSVLDLA, from the coding sequence ATGACCACCGAACAGGAACGGCTGCTGCTGCGCGACACCATCGAGGCCGGCTTCCGCCAGGCCGCCTTCGTCAACGACGTCGGCATCGCGCTGGCCGACTGCGGGCCCGGCTGGTGCGAGTCGACGCTGGCCATCACGGCGCGCCATCTTCAGCACGGCGGCATCGTCCACGCGGGCGTGCAGGCCACCATGGCAGATCACACCGCCGGCGCGGCCGCCTCCACCATCCTGGAAGCTGGCCAGCACGTGGTCACCGCGGAGTTCAAGATCAACCTGCTGCGGGCCGTGCGCAGCGAACGGCTGCGCTGCCGCGCCGACGTGCTCAAGTCCGGCCGCTCCATCATCGTGGTCGAGGCCGACGTGTTTGCCGACGTCCATGGCGAATCCGTGCTGGTGAGCCGGCTCAACGCCACCATGAGCGTGCTGGACCTGGCCTGA
- a CDS encoding VOC family protein: protein MIDHTGVSVSDYEKSRAFYQAALGAIGYVLDKEFPASVTGSTDVAGFGTPGHPDFWIHRGTPNQPPVHVAFRVDSRATVDAFHRAALAAGGRDNGAPAVRAHYHPDYYGAFVLDPDGHNIEAVCHKPS, encoded by the coding sequence ATGATCGACCACACCGGCGTCAGCGTCAGCGATTACGAGAAAAGCCGCGCTTTCTACCAGGCCGCGCTGGGCGCCATCGGCTACGTGCTGGACAAGGAATTCCCGGCCAGCGTCACCGGCAGCACCGACGTGGCCGGCTTCGGCACGCCCGGCCATCCCGACTTCTGGATCCACCGCGGCACGCCCAACCAGCCGCCGGTGCACGTGGCATTCCGCGTCGACAGCCGCGCGACCGTCGATGCGTTCCATCGCGCGGCACTGGCCGCGGGCGGGCGCGACAACGGCGCACCGGCCGTGCGCGCGCACTACCACCCCGACTACTACGGCGCCTTCGTGCTGGACCCTGACGGCCACAACATCGAGGCGGTCTGCCACAAGCCCTCTTAA
- the tam gene encoding trans-aconitate 2-methyltransferase, producing the protein MSWSAHQYVAFEDERTRPVRDLVAAIPNEIARSAVDIGCGPGNSTEVLLARYAGASVTGLDSSQDMIDAARKRLPDVQFRVADIGAWDEAGPYDVILANAVLQWLPDHGRLFPELVSKLSEGGTLAVQMPDNLEEPAHQLMRRVAAEGPWADKLAGASKARAERAPARWYYELLRPLCQRVDVWLTTYHHPLAGGPAAVVEWFKGSGLRPFLQPLDEAERAAYLARYQTEIANAYPALPDGSVLLPFPRLFIVATR; encoded by the coding sequence ATGAGCTGGTCCGCCCACCAATACGTCGCCTTCGAAGACGAACGCACCCGCCCGGTCCGTGACCTGGTGGCTGCCATTCCCAACGAGATCGCGCGCAGCGCCGTGGATATCGGTTGCGGCCCCGGCAATTCCACCGAGGTGTTGCTGGCGCGCTATGCCGGCGCCTCGGTGACCGGGCTGGACAGCTCGCAGGACATGATCGACGCCGCGCGCAAGCGCCTGCCCGACGTGCAGTTCCGCGTGGCCGACATCGGCGCCTGGGACGAGGCCGGCCCGTATGACGTGATCCTGGCCAACGCGGTGCTGCAATGGCTGCCCGACCACGGCCGTTTGTTTCCTGAGCTGGTCTCGAAGCTTTCCGAGGGCGGCACGCTCGCCGTGCAGATGCCGGACAACCTGGAAGAACCCGCGCACCAGCTGATGCGCCGGGTGGCGGCGGAAGGCCCGTGGGCCGACAAGCTGGCCGGCGCCAGCAAGGCCCGCGCCGAACGCGCGCCGGCGCGCTGGTACTACGAGCTGCTGCGCCCGCTGTGCCAGCGCGTGGACGTATGGCTGACCACCTACCACCATCCGCTCGCCGGCGGCCCGGCCGCGGTGGTGGAGTGGTTCAAGGGCAGCGGCCTGCGCCCGTTCCTGCAGCCGCTGGACGAGGCCGAGCGTGCCGCCTACCTGGCGCGCTACCAGACCGAGATCGCCAACGCGTACCCGGCGCTGCCGGACGGTTCGGTGCTGCTGCCGTTCCCGCGACTGTTCATCGTCGCGACGCGCTGA
- the yidC gene encoding membrane protein insertase YidC — MDIKRTILWVIFSMSLVLLYDNWQRANGHASMFFPSTTQQQAASAPAASGAAAQGDVPKANVQPGAAAPAAGAAPQAAAQPTGEKIVVTTDTVRAEIDTAGGIVSRLELLKEHEKDGKPVVLFERDNVRTYMARSGLIGGDLPNHTTLFTATPGPRTLDGAEQLQVVLSAEKNGVKLVKTYTFRKGSYVVDSKFDVTNAGTAPVSPTLYLELARDGSKVEQSQFYSTFTGPAVYTDADKYHKIDFEDIAKGKATVPAAANNGWVAMVQHYFASAWIPQTGKERSFYVQQIDPHLYRVGIQQPLGELAPGASVSTDARLFAGPQEEHMLEKIAPGLELVKDYGWLTILAKPLFWLLEKLHGFLGNWGWSIIALTVLIKLVFFPLSAASYKSMGKMKDLQPRMTSIRERYKNDPQKMNQEMMALYRTEKVNPLGGCLPIVIQIPVFIALYWVLLSSVEMRGAPWLGWIKDLSVPDPFYILPIVMAVSMFVQTKLNPTPPDPVQAKVMTIMPLVFSVMFFFFPAGLVLYWVVNNILSIAQQWQINRMLGKGKAAVVAKS; from the coding sequence ATGGATATCAAACGCACCATCCTCTGGGTCATCTTCTCGATGTCCCTCGTGCTGCTCTACGACAACTGGCAGCGCGCCAACGGCCATGCGTCGATGTTCTTCCCGAGCACGACGCAGCAGCAGGCCGCTTCGGCGCCGGCCGCCAGCGGCGCGGCCGCGCAGGGCGACGTGCCCAAGGCCAACGTCCAGCCGGGCGCAGCGGCACCGGCCGCGGGCGCCGCGCCGCAGGCCGCGGCCCAGCCCACCGGCGAGAAGATCGTGGTGACCACCGACACGGTGCGCGCCGAGATCGACACCGCCGGCGGCATCGTGTCGCGCCTGGAGCTGCTCAAGGAGCATGAGAAGGACGGCAAGCCGGTGGTGCTGTTCGAGCGCGACAACGTGCGCACCTACATGGCGCGCTCGGGCCTGATCGGCGGCGACCTGCCCAACCACACCACGCTGTTCACCGCGACTCCGGGCCCGCGCACGCTGGACGGCGCCGAGCAGCTGCAGGTGGTGCTGAGCGCCGAGAAGAACGGCGTGAAGCTGGTCAAGACCTACACCTTCCGCAAGGGCAGCTACGTGGTCGACAGCAAGTTCGACGTGACCAACGCGGGCACCGCGCCGGTCTCGCCGACGCTGTACCTGGAACTGGCGCGCGACGGCAGCAAGGTCGAGCAGTCGCAGTTCTACAGCACCTTCACCGGTCCGGCGGTCTACACCGACGCCGACAAGTACCACAAGATCGACTTCGAAGACATCGCCAAGGGCAAGGCCACCGTGCCGGCCGCCGCCAACAACGGCTGGGTGGCGATGGTGCAGCACTACTTTGCCTCGGCCTGGATTCCGCAGACCGGCAAGGAGCGCAGCTTCTATGTGCAGCAGATCGATCCGCACCTGTACCGCGTGGGCATCCAGCAGCCGCTGGGCGAACTGGCCCCGGGCGCGAGCGTGAGCACCGATGCGCGCCTGTTCGCCGGCCCGCAGGAAGAGCACATGCTCGAGAAGATCGCCCCGGGCCTGGAGCTGGTGAAGGACTACGGCTGGCTGACCATCCTGGCCAAGCCGCTGTTCTGGCTGCTGGAGAAGCTGCATGGCTTCCTGGGCAACTGGGGCTGGTCGATCATCGCGCTGACGGTGCTGATCAAGCTGGTGTTCTTCCCGCTGTCGGCGGCGAGCTACAAGTCCATGGGCAAGATGAAGGACCTGCAGCCGCGCATGACGTCGATCCGCGAGCGCTACAAGAACGACCCGCAGAAGATGAACCAGGAGATGATGGCGCTGTACCGCACCGAGAAGGTCAACCCGCTCGGCGGCTGCCTGCCCATCGTGATCCAGATCCCGGTGTTCATCGCGCTGTACTGGGTGCTGCTGTCGTCGGTGGAAATGCGCGGCGCGCCGTGGCTGGGCTGGATCAAGGACCTGTCGGTGCCGGATCCGTTCTACATCCTGCCGATCGTGATGGCCGTGTCGATGTTCGTGCAGACCAAGCTGAACCCGACCCCGCCGGATCCGGTGCAGGCCAAGGTGATGACCATCATGCCGCTGGTGTTCTCGGTGATGTTCTTCTTCTTCCCGGCCGGCCTGGTGCTGTACTGGGTGGTGAACAACATCCTGTCGATCGCGCAGCAGTGGCAGATCAACCGGATGCTGGGCAAGGGCAAGGCCGCGGTGGTGGCCAAGAGCTAA
- the yidD gene encoding membrane protein insertion efficiency factor YidD, whose translation MKRILLALLRVYKIALSPYLGSQCRFLPTCSDYARDAIVHHGAARGSWMAACRLCRCHPFAQGGYDPVPGTEADTPVHAATGRAPVAIRLPRP comes from the coding sequence ATGAAGCGAATCCTGCTAGCCCTGCTGCGCGTCTACAAGATCGCCCTCAGCCCTTACCTGGGCTCGCAGTGCCGCTTCCTGCCGACCTGTTCCGACTACGCCCGCGACGCCATCGTCCATCATGGCGCCGCGCGCGGCAGCTGGATGGCCGCCTGCCGGCTGTGCCGCTGCCATCCTTTCGCCCAAGGCGGGTATGATCCCGTGCCGGGCACGGAAGCTGACACGCCAGTCCATGCCGCCACAGGCCGAGCGCCAGTGGCAATCCGTCTGCCCAGACCCTGA
- the rnpA gene encoding ribonuclease P protein component: MAGSLPQGAVFPLALPGVSTFAFPKAARLTKTDEFSSVFALRPRRRSTHFVLYVRPNDRPEGRLGVVVGKKFAPRAAERNLVKRMARELFRQRREQLGGRDVLLRLQAKFPRAEFATRAAVRRACAAEIASLLEVAARPLPPPAPPASPPAPPTAAPPASPSQSQPPGQPA; this comes from the coding sequence ATGGCCGGTAGCTTGCCGCAGGGTGCAGTGTTCCCGCTAGCTTTGCCAGGCGTGTCTACCTTTGCCTTTCCCAAAGCCGCGAGGCTGACAAAGACGGATGAGTTTTCATCCGTTTTTGCTTTGCGGCCCCGGCGGCGCAGCACTCACTTCGTGCTCTATGTACGCCCGAACGATCGGCCGGAAGGCCGGCTGGGCGTGGTGGTGGGCAAGAAGTTCGCGCCGCGCGCCGCCGAGCGCAACCTGGTGAAGCGCATGGCGCGCGAGCTGTTCCGCCAGCGCCGCGAACAACTGGGTGGCCGCGACGTGCTGCTGCGCCTGCAAGCGAAGTTTCCGCGCGCGGAATTTGCGACGCGCGCGGCGGTCCGAAGGGCATGCGCGGCGGAAATCGCCAGCCTGCTCGAGGTAGCGGCCAGGCCACTGCCGCCACCCGCGCCGCCTGCCTCGCCTCCGGCACCGCCCACCGCGGCGCCACCGGCGAGCCCCTCGCAAAGCCAGCCACCAGGCCAGCCAGCCTGA